agtaatctgctgCTACTATTTCTTTCCATAAATCTATCACTATATCCCACATTTGTGGGTCGTGTGCtgctatatttaaaattttacctttactacctccttcttgtagtttaattggttcttctattggcattctcttacctgctggttttatattatctcctctaagttctgtatctgggtttatcctaattgctggtcttctaggtacattgcctgtaatataatctattggttggggattagggtttgtttgttaAAATAGGCTAGCACTTGAagagctagttggttctaattctgcGAGTTCTTTATAACTTATTGTGGAGCTTAATACAGAAagtgtgtcttcatcttttctttcaaggaataatttgttatttctatatcctaaattatcgcTTCTCTCTAAACAACTTTTAAAATGTTTTAtacattcttctatttttcatttcgcccttttgacatcctttacatttaaaagttatatatttatattcttctgctaagttttcagctttttctatgaccatgtctacttcatatccttcttgtaggacttctatattcataaactcgctttctGTTTCTATATTACTCTCTATTTCGTCATCATCTAAATTTCTTTTGATTGTGTAATTATAATCTGTAAACCTGactgaagtttctcctttacttgtagtatataatagatgagagtctggtgtgagaatttttggtttagtaaatttgtttaaatttcattctaaacctgcatattttattggttttattaaacttatgcctttatttcccattatttcaactacatcatttacctttagtttaaatttagtattactacttAAGGTCAATTTTCCAATAAAccctatgcacattaataaattatttccactattcatttcttcgtacCCTTTAtttgaattcctattttaatgttttttccaaattcttttaagttcattaagaaatctggacttatatagaatattcctccattatttgtcatatctacttcagctaatcctattattgattttctaatatctgaccatctatcatcatatattgttattaatactttggatcctagattttttctagttagaccttttattcctataacaattaaacccatatgcatcaatatcattttattattttttatatgtcttaaagagttagcatttactaaatctagtattttaaaatcttctcctatagctgatatttgttcttctctataagaTCTATATAGCTGATTgtctgtagaaaaatatcctgcgttatataatgttttaagatttaataattttaattgatgttgttggaaaatttgtaaatctttatctacatctattatttcgttaAGTTCTTGGTTCTGCTCCATATTAGGTTGTCTTCGGCATATTCTGAATAATATATTATTACGTCCTACTCTATTTTtcgaaaaacttattctttgtctttcttctccttgtctttcattattctcgATGGTTCTCCGTCTATCTGATAGAAAGtctatttttgtggttttcttattatattttttctttcttgtttaggagttaattcaattCGTTTTAACTGGTTAATAAGTTCTTCTATTTCAAAGTTATTTTTTGGTGGCTCTTGAGCTTCTTTAGTTTTTATTAggatgtctattttcttatgtagttCAGATAATTCCGGTTCTTCCTGAAAaggtttttgagtttctttgcctttaattaaaatgtctatctttttgtgtaagtctaataataactctattatggtattattttgttttaataaaattttatctgttatacttgaaggtatatgcttagataatccttctggttcgctatgataactttttgatttttctaatgctttactataatttatatcttcttcactcatgaaagtgatatttcttctaatctttttgttatttcttgcaaatctttgatttctattgttatattttctacttgttctatAAGCTTAGATATtaattgagttgtttttacttctaattctttaggtctttctattatagtttttattagcttttcaatttttaattttgtaggtattttctctaaattaaatttgtgatttaaatactgaatttttctgtctatttctatttcttgtgactttaaataatctaaattttgttctatcttatctagtatctttttatgtttattctaagtaacttcaatttcttctaaaattcttattatactattatcttttttctgaatttttttgcttgaatttattaaaaaatctattattgtattatattgtttatcttctgaaTGTAAAATATATTCACCCTGGTTGAAATTACACCTtagagtgaaattatcttttaacactctatattttttttttggttaaaatctaAGATTTAAGTAATCGAGGCGTTTTAAAGAAGTTATCTTGTTATCCTAAGTGGTTTAAGTTAAAGTATTTTTTActtagcttagtttgatatttcaatctactATTAGTATAGGTTATATCTaattctacttcttgtatattttctatcagcctagatttttcactaattaatgcttttttataataattagatgttatggtaattatttcgtcTGTTTCTTTAAAGTTTAGAATATCTATTTCTaagtttattatttctttatttaacaactcTAGTCTTTCTACAAATTATTTCTGTatttttacaagttgatgtttataaGCAAATTCTCTATAATATTAACGTTGTATTTCTTTAATACACTTAATATATCTTATTGACATTTAATATGCTAATTGATAAGATTTTCTATTAATACGTTCTTTAAGCCACCTTATTcctaaatcaatttttatttattcggAACGTAAGTGCAAGAAAGTCCAAAAGGAAGTGGAGCAAAACGGACGATCCGAAGTATCCACTTCTctcctcttctcttctcttctctcctctctctcttgCTATAAACTAGTGGAGTTAGTacaattatttcatatcttttctctctcttcagACTCAGTAAAAATTACACTACACACACtccaacaaagaaaaaaaagaatcttgATTTTTCATTCTTCAGCTGACGATCTTGGAATTACTGTTTTTTCTTATCAATGGATGTCATTTAGAAAGGGTACGATTAATTTCCTTCTTTCCCTTTAATATATTTCCTGatttaataataaattcaaatacCCAGCTTGATCTTCTTGAAATAATAAAGGTATcatctttatttatttgttttgtttatttttgtttttggggTTTAGACAGAAAAGGGTACaagaaaaggacaaaaaaggAGCATTATTTGACAGTGTCAGATAGAGTTTTGTTGAACCTGAACCATCATGGCTGTGGTTGAGAATGCTGCTATTAACGTTGTTGACAGAATTGTGCAGAAAGATGTTGTTGTGGTTGTCGATCATCAGTCAGTGAAAACGAAACAACAGAATGGTGTGCAGAGGTCAAAGGTACCAAATGATCAGAATTTCCAGCAAGAACCCGAGAAAGCTAATGGAattcagcagcaacaacaacagcacTGCGTCAACGGTAATGGAGTTGATCACAGTATTGAGCATCAGAAAATGAACGGTGTTGATTTAAGGAATGGAGGGGTGGTTGATGGCGATGGTGGCGATGAAGGGTTTAAGAAGGAGATGAGGGATTTGGAAGAAATGCTTTCCAAATTGAATCCCCAGGCTGAAGAGTTTGTGCCACCATCACTGGCTAATAACAACATGCTAGTGCCATTTCCACCCGGCACAATGCATTTTGGCTTTGATGCTAACAATTTTCTAATGCAGATTGACCAAGGAGGAGTTGCCAATGGAAATCCCAACAAAAGGGTATCAATTGAACATCGTTTCCTTTCTGGTTTatcatgtttttgttttgtttgttgctGTGGAATATGGATATGGTAGGTACTCCACTTTTAATCTTGTGACTGATCAGAATTATCTTTAGTTTGTTAGGTGTAAGATGATCACTCGGAGGACATTTCATATAGTCCAATTGTTATAATAataagggcagcccggtgcactaaagctcccatgAGCAAGTGCATAAATATACTCCTGAAAGATAAAGTGGATATAGGAACTTGTGTTGTTGCGAGCTATCTGGTTGTAAATATCTTTGGATCTCTTCAATTTGAAATTCGATTTGAAACAAAGATGGAAGAGTTTGAGGGTTATCAAATGATACATAGTGCGATACAGTTAAAACAAAGAATTATAGTAAGAATAGATACCTTGGATACAGGTGAACTTCTCAATGGATTTTCTATCTGCTCCGCGTGGAATTTGGGGAAGGGCCGGACGACAAGGGTCTATAATAATATAGATCAATTGTTATTCTGCATAAAAGTGATTGGAGGGTTTTAGTCCTTGTAGTGTTAAAGTTGAGTTTCTTTTGTTCTTTCTCTACCATTTATTTCGGAAAAAGAAATCTTCTCTGTTTTgtttttttgtaatatttctatGTCCGTGGATTTGAGCTGATTAGTGGAGTTTTAAATTGTGTGTACAGAAGAAGAACGGTTATGGTTATGGAAGGAGAAGGATGAATACCCGAACAGGCATGGCCCAAAGGGAAGATGTTATAAGGAGGACGGTTTATGTATCCGACATTGATCATCAGGTAAAATAGAGAGGTCCAATGTTATTGTTAATTGGGTTACTGCACCTTTATcgtttttattttaataattctgtttcttcttttgtgTAGGTTACTGAAGAGCATCTCGCAGCACTCTTTCTTAACTGTGGACAGGTGGATGTCTATCGGTTATTTCAAGCTTCTGTACTCATTTGTGATTATTGTCTTGCCTTTTAATTATGTTGAGGAAATGTTTTATTTCCATATCTGTCTAACCTTGATGCGCTGAAGGTTGTCGACTGTCGTATATGTGGTGACACCAATTCTGTACTTCGATTTGCCTTTATTGAATTTACAGACGAAGGTAGCgtgacatgattatttctttatatatttggCCAGAAAGTTAGGGTACTTGTTCTCTAACACACATTTTCCGCAATGTGTCATGCAGAAGGTGCAAGGACTGCTCTGAGTCTTGCAGGAACTATGCTTGGGTTTTATCCCGTGAGAGTGCTTCCTTCTAAAACTGCGATTGCACCGGTTAATCCAACCTTTCTTCCAAGGGTGAGGAAATGTGGCTACATGTAGTTTACCTTTTGTAATAGTGTCCTAGCCCCTAGGAGTGGCAAATGCATACTTAGTGCTGCTAATACTAAAGTTTTTACGTTTTGTGCTGCTGCTAGTCTGAAGATGAAAGAGAGATGTGTGCTAGAACTGTATACTGTACAAATATTGATAAGAAGGTAATTTTGGGTTTATAATTCACTTTGTTGATGGAcatcaatgaagaaaaatatttacgACTTGTATGTTTGGATGAAGCAGGTTACTCAAGCAGATGTCAAGCTGTTCTTTGAGTCCTTGTGTGGAGAGGTTTGTAGCTGCTCATGTAACAAGTCTGACGTGCTGTTCCTTCTTAAAATCCTAACtctatgttatggattttcttctCTAACATAGGTTCATCGCCTGAGGTTGCTTGGTGACTATCATCATTCGACTCGTATAGCTTTTGTTGAGTTTGTCATGGTAACTTCCATGAGCTTCTGACTTTTCATTGCTGCTTATACTAACTTGAGTTGTGGACCTTTTCTTCTTACTAATCATCAAAGTACTGTAACTTCCAATAGGTGCTATCGATCTCAGATCATTTTGGTTTTGCAAATGCCTGCCTTTAGCATTTTATCTGCTCAACATTTGTTATATCTTCTACTTTGCTCTCCTTGTTTCGAGAGGGTAAATAATATTAATGTGGTGTAGTGCCCGTAACAAGATGTATACTAAAAAGTAGAGAACCTACACCGTAATATGGTTTTTACAATCTTTTGTAGAGACAACCACAGGAACTTCATAGGTGCACCAAAAACTAATCAATAAGAGGCTATTCCTCAAATGTGTAAAATCATTTTCTAACCCCTCTAAAGCTCTCCTAGTTCTTTCTTTTCACATGACCCACATGATGGCTAGCCGGACGACAACCCATGCCCATCCCTGTATCTTCTCTTCCTTCTTCTAGCTGTCCAGTGTCGAGGCATCTTTTGTTGAGCCCGACATATTTTGACGTACGGCTTTTGTGCAAATGCACAATCACTTCTTGCCCCCACCTTCATGAGTCCTGGTCAGTGAGTGCTATTCTTAGTGTTGAGCATTGCCATCAACCTTTGGATTTCATCCACTGCCCAATCTCTTAGATTTCTTTTGAATCTCAAATCTCAATGAACTCACTCCTCTTGTATCACATGGATTTGTTGCCATCATCTCTTTTTTGCACGAACTTGTGAATAAGATGGGGATGGTCGTCCTCAACGTTCTCTCTCCACGACCACTGTTATCCCAAAAGACTCTTCTTTCATTTCCTACCTTATAGGTAAAAAGCTGTTAATTCTTCTTAACCCTTCATGATACTGCTGAAAAGACGTATCTATAAGGCAATATTTACATTCTAACATCCATTTTCCTTCCACGACTCTGCATTCTTGCTATCACCTCCCTCCATGATGCCTGTTATTTCCTCCCTTTGTAATGCCTGCTCTTCAATCCTAAATTTTCATTACCTACTTCCCAAGTAGTGCCTTgttgaaaattctaaattttttcatCCAAGTCCTCATATTCAGATGTATAGATCTTAACTAACCAGATGAAACTTTCGCTTAGTTGTAGAAGAAGTTTCTCCTTTACAACATTTTTGTCACATTAATTGGAACTCTGTGCCTCTATTTGAACATTATTCTGATGTTATGAGATTCTATTGCGGTAAAAAAAGTGTAGAAGCACCAACTCTGGTCCCTATTTGGATTCTTTGCACCAACTCAAATGTTGCTGGAATGGGTCACCCCTATAAACCGACTTTTGGcttaaatttttttctctctttgctCCTGGAATTCCAGTATAAGCATATACTGCTGTCGCTCTTTGCCCTCACCAGTTAACCCTAATTTTGTTAGCTATCTGAGATTTACAGTGTTTTATAGAGAAACTTACCTATAGGTCTATATATAGCCAGTTGCAGTTTAGTTTTCCTACTTTAGGTACTCAGTAGTGCAGGTAGAGTTACTCTTGGCTGGAGAATTCCTTTAGCTCCTCAACTAGCAGTTTAAATGAGAGAGGTTCGTAGTTTGATAGAATTGTGTCCACCTTCCCTAGAGAAGTTACTGGCAGGTTAATTTTACGGTCACTTTACTTATCGAACGAATTTATCGTTTTATGACTACATTGACTATTTCCACCGTAGAAAAAGTGGGTGATGAAAGAGATTAATATGCTTGACCAATGCTAACTTGGGCCGGGAAAAGTTCATCCTCTGTTGACGAGATTAATCTGGCACATTTGCACCTTTTGCTCTTCATTCACATGAAGGATTATGGTTGATTCGGGTTGACTTATGGATCTTGTACATGTTTTTGAATTGGTTTTCTGCGAATGAAATAGTTGGACTTATAAGGAAAAAGCGAAAGGAAAAGCTGCATCCCTTGCAACTAAAGAAATGGACGGTTGTAAGTAATTTGATGGAGCTTGTTTTACATAGTTCAAGATGGATTACATTATGGAAGGAGTCCAACAGTAGAAACAATATTAGAAATTAAAAGGCCTTTGTCTATTTGATCAGTTGAAGAGGCATCTGACTTTCTATTGCTTTCTACACATGTAAGTCTTGATGTAACTCATCTGTAGCAACTAGAGGTATCAGAAGccttagaatttaaaaaaaaattatagacaaAGAAAATTGCAATCTTGGTATTTTTGATGCCTGACCACTCGAGTGGACTTGTTGACGAGGAATCAGATTTATGGAATGTGGCAACAGAATGCCCCATGGGCAGTCCCCCAGAGCTTTTGCTCTTGCACTGGATGTTCAGATTGTCTGGCAAATTTGTTGTTCACTTTGCTTCTGTCAGTGACCATCTTTTAAGCTCTTGCCTTGAGTTAGGACCTCTCAGTTTACATAGATGCAGGGCTGTTGTTTTGATGAGAAAAATATAAGAGCTAGATACTTGGTACTGTTTGCTCAAGAAAATAGATAATATTAATGTCCAATCAAATCATTGTCGACTATGATAAGTAGGGAGTACTTTTAATACCAGCAATTTGCGGAGTTCGATTCCCCTTGCTGTACCCAAGCAATTGCAAGTGTTCTCAATTAACCTGCGTTCTATTGATTTATACTTTCTCAGTTCATGAGTTGCTTTCAACTGTATGTTTCTTCTTTTTCCACTGGATCCTATCCTTTTAAGGGGTTACGAATTGGTAGGGATATATGAAAGTCctctacattttttttttcattcactGCTTTCTGTCTGCATCTGAGGTTTTCATCTGATGAATTCCAGAAGCTGTTTTCTGTTATTTGTGGGAAATGTTTTTTTCAAAGTGAGATCATGAACGGTAGAGTACATTCTGATTTTCTTGAGTACACACTTTCAGTTTACGTTTTGCTTGTATTAGTTGGAGGCGCATCTTGTGTAATGGAATAACACTTTTAAAGTTTGGAAATGACATACTTGTGCCTGTTCGTCTTGTCTATAAATTGTCTTCTATTTTTCTCTGACACTACAGCTGATTTTCATGGAAGACAACACCtaaatggtgccattttttagAATTTCATACGATAGTGTGTGGTGTGGCATTTATGTGATCTCAACAGTTCTCAGTTCCCGAAGTTTTTGTCTTTTGTAGTATATTTATTAGatttatagaaaattttgaaCTGTTCCATTTTActgattcctttttttttttttgcatcacTGCATCTGGTTAACAGAATTTGGTACAACTTTCTGTTGCCGCGCTTTATGTATGGTCTCATGGTAAATTTTCTTCTGTTTCAGGCAGAGAGTGCTATTGCAGCACTCAACTGCAGTGGTGCAATCCTGGGATCACTTCCCATAAGGTTGCTTTCTAGTTCCATAGAACATCCGCTAAAGCTTCCTCTGATATTTGCTGAGATACTCATTTAATCTTTATAATATGGTCTATGCAGGGTAAGCCCATCGAAGACTCCTGTGCATCCCCGTTCTCCTCGCTAAGCAGTGCTCTGATCAATCACCTTGGCTTTGCTTTCCAGTTGATCTTCTGCTTATAAGCATAtctaaatatatacatataatattagAGTACTTTTGTGGCATTCGTCTTTTAGTTTTCCGTACTGAATCAGCTGGGACTCTCTCATCCGCGGGATACTTATCAGGTTTATTAAGCTTATAGAGTTGGATGGTTTATGAGGGGGTAAGTAGATTTAATTTAGTTGGTATATTATGTTTCTATAGACAATGCCTTGGGTACCAATACTAGATGGATGTTCTTTACAGTTATATTTATCAGTAACTTCCTCAAAATTCGATCCTCTTTTGTGTTGGTCTCTTTTCACTTAGCTTTCTGTTATGTCATTGGGGTTGTGTATAATCTATCTGGACCCCCTGGCCCCCGGGATGTACGAGACCAATTTGCTTGCACTTCTTGTTGTTGGTTTGTGTTATTTGggttcttcctttttttttttttaaaaaaaagaaaaaaatgggggggggggggggggggaagggaaATGGGGGGGGAGATTACAATGTGGAGAATCGAACCCTCACTAACAAGGTGAGAGTTCAGGTGATCGGAGATAATACTGATGGTGCTGTTGATGTAACTTTTATTTGACACCACTTCGTCGGGTAAGTGGGGTGCAGTTTAGTTGATGTATTACTTATTCTTTCcgagaaaatgttttcctttctttagTTGACTTTCTGTGCATGGCTACTTAACATTTTTGACTTACgtatcaaatacaaaaaataagtaGAAAGTTCACTTATTTACTGGGAAACAGTTCCTTTGCACCGAACGCAacccaaaaaaaactaaaattacaagCGCCTCATGGTGGCTCAGTGTTACATCCCTTTTGTTTTAGGACTAGGGATTTATATGTGATGCTTATAAATGGTGGTCAAACAGGTATTTTGATCAATATTGTCTTGCATATGCGAAAACTAAAGTAAGTCAACCATTTAAATTATGTGAAAGTGAATAGCCATACGCTTGTTTGGTCTCAAATAGTGATCTAGAGGGTGAGTTAACTCGTTTGCCATTTTCTTTTTCCAAATGAGATGAGAACCTAAATATTAGTATAAAGTTagcataaataacataaattccaCCTTCTAGAAACTTAATTTATCTTTTgtctttttttcaattaaaattttccTCTCCcgaatcttatacataaatagcCGAGcatatacataactatgttatgtatattgaCCAAATATGGCAgcgttgaaaaagaaaaaaaaaatggttgTTTCTTTATTATGGGATGTAATTAACGCAATGTTTTTTAATACTGAACTATTGAATCCACTAATTTCAGTAACAACTTTTcagtttaaaaaatttgaaacactTAATGAATtcttagaataaaaaattatctgTTTGAATCttccaatttttgtttttctgttttttttttcaaaatttcaaaagctCTATTTTGTAGCAGATTTCTTCAAGAAGAACACTACAGATCTTTGAAGGCATTTAGGTGTCTGACAATTCGAAAATATAATAAGAACGGTACAAAAAATGTCGAAATTGTTGTTGCAAAGAATATTTAGTGTTTGAGGTTGATATATGCAATTGCGATCGAATTTTAGATTGAAGAATCccatataaataacataaatctcaaGATATGTATAATCTAATGAGTGTAGATTTTTGTGTTAATAGAGAAATTTCTCCATTCTGTTATTGTTGCTATCCATGgcgaagaagaaagaaaaaaaatctttttattcattgctttttttattttattttttttgatgtatgtatttttgtgtgtgtagcttcttcttgttgtagtttttttttattaatgtttgcTCACTCTCTCTATTATCATTGCTACTAGATATGGAATGCCCATGTATAACACGGCCCCAACGTGAATGATTTTGAaggaaaaattacttttttttgtaGCTTGATTATCATAAACAAATATTATTCCTATGCAATAAAAATAACGGGATAAGCTAAATAGCATAgtcaaactatttttttaataaatatataaatgtctACAGTATATCTAAATAAAAAAGTTTCTCTGCAGGTTAGACTTACTTTTGTTCACCATATTTTCTTAGATTTACTTTTATTCACCATATTTTCCGAAGTGTTgataaattttatcaaatttactCCACTATATACATTCTTCATAGCAATGTGCTTCCTCTCCTCTGTGATGTCTAAGTTTTTCCAGCAT
The Capsicum annuum cultivar UCD-10X-F1 chromosome 6, UCD10Xv1.1, whole genome shotgun sequence DNA segment above includes these coding regions:
- the LOC107852144 gene encoding polyadenylate-binding protein-interacting protein 11, which gives rise to MAVVENAAINVVDRIVQKDVVVVVDHQSVKTKQQNGVQRSKVPNDQNFQQEPEKANGIQQQQQQHCVNGNGVDHSIEHQKMNGVDLRNGGVVDGDGGDEGFKKEMRDLEEMLSKLNPQAEEFVPPSLANNNMLVPFPPGTMHFGFDANNFLMQIDQGGVANGNPNKRKKNGYGYGRRRMNTRTGMAQREDVIRRTVYVSDIDHQVTEEHLAALFLNCGQVVDCRICGDTNSVLRFAFIEFTDEEGARTALSLAGTMLGFYPVRVLPSKTAIAPVNPTFLPRSEDEREMCARTVYCTNIDKKVTQADVKLFFESLCGEVHRLRLLGDYHHSTRIAFVEFVMAESAIAALNCSGAILGSLPIRVSPSKTPVHPRSPR